A genomic region of Chitinispirillales bacterium contains the following coding sequences:
- a CDS encoding response regulator, with amino-acid sequence MDDNLCVVAIDDDPIILNSIVSTLKDKYKVRPFTLAETALKFIESNSVGVILLDCNMPPGIDGYKVLKILKNKEKLRKIPVIFLTGETDDLAEVKALEMGAVDYLKKPFSPISLKTRVKLQADLYAYRSNLEESVLQKTEELRKVVEMLKNRDKITLNLLAELSDLRDHDTGAHILRTTLYCEVLVKYIIANPIDGYKLTHQEGEDIVEAVKLHDLGKISVPDVVLLKPGRLTEEEFEIIKTHTTEGAKMLEKSLIGFDSQEEDNLLLTAYYITYEHHEKWNGTGYPRGISGDEIKLSARIAAVADVFDALTSARPYKRPFTSQEAFEILYRDSGTHFDPYLIEIVKKCENDFVSIIEKSY; translated from the coding sequence TTGGATGATAATTTGTGTGTTGTCGCGATAGACGATGATCCTATTATACTGAACAGCATCGTTTCTACGCTTAAAGATAAATATAAAGTTCGTCCTTTTACTTTGGCGGAAACAGCGTTGAAGTTTATTGAAAGTAATTCTGTTGGCGTTATACTGCTTGATTGCAATATGCCGCCCGGTATAGACGGATATAAAGTATTGAAAATTCTAAAAAACAAAGAAAAACTTAGAAAAATACCGGTAATTTTTTTAACCGGTGAAACTGATGATTTGGCGGAAGTAAAAGCATTGGAAATGGGTGCGGTCGATTATTTAAAAAAACCGTTTAGTCCTATCTCGCTTAAAACCCGTGTTAAATTACAGGCAGACCTTTACGCATATAGAAGTAATCTGGAAGAAAGTGTTTTACAAAAAACCGAAGAACTCCGCAAAGTAGTGGAAATGCTCAAAAATCGAGATAAAATTACCCTTAATTTGCTTGCAGAACTATCTGATTTAAGAGATCACGATACCGGAGCGCATATTTTACGGACAACTCTTTATTGTGAAGTTTTGGTTAAATATATTATCGCAAATCCTATTGATGGGTATAAACTGACACATCAAGAAGGCGAAGACATAGTTGAGGCGGTAAAACTTCACGATTTGGGGAAAATTTCCGTTCCGGACGTTGTACTTCTCAAACCAGGGCGGCTTACAGAAGAAGAATTTGAGATTATTAAAACTCATACGACCGAAGGTGCGAAAATGCTGGAAAAATCACTTATAGGCTTCGACTCTCAAGAAGAAGATAATTTACTGCTTACGGCTTATTATATTACTTACGAACACCACGAAAAATGGAATGGAACCGGTTATCCGAGAGGAATTTCAGGGGATGAGATTAAACTTTCGGCAAGAATCGCCGCAGTTGCCGATGTTTTTGACGCTCTAACTTCCGCCAGACCATACAAAAGACCATTTACTTCACAAGAAGCGTTTGAAATATTGTACAGAGATTCCGGAACGCATTTTGATCCGTATCTTATAGAGATCGTGAAAAAATGTGAGAATGATTTTGTTTCAATTATTGAAAAAAGTTATTGA